A genomic region of Pseudomonas sp. KU43P contains the following coding sequences:
- the gyrA gene encoding DNA gyrase subunit A produces MGELAKEILPVNIEDELRQSYLDYAMSVIVGRALPDARDGLKPVHRRVLYAMSELGNDWNKPYKKSARVVGDVIGKYHPHGDTAVYDTIVRMAQPFSLRYLLVDGQGNFGSVDGDNAAAMRYTEVRMAKLAHELLADLHKETVDWVPNYDGTEQIPAVMPTRIPNLLVNGSSGIAVGMATNIPPHNLGEVIDGCLALIDNPEVTIDELMQFIPGPDFPTAGIINGRQGIIEAYRTGRGRIYMRARSEVEDIDKVGGRQQIVVTELPYQLNKARLIEKIAELVKEKKIEGITELRDESDKDGMRIVIELRRGEVPEVVLNNLYQQTQLQSVFGINVVALIDGRPRLLNLKDLLEAFVRHRREVVTRRTVFELRKARERGHILEGQAVALSNIDPVIALIKASPTPSEAKEALISTAWESSAVQVMVERAGADSCRPEDLPEQYGLRDGKYFLSPEQAQAILDLRLHRLTGLEHEKLLAEYQEILEQIGELIRILSSAERLMEVIREELEAIRAEYGDARRTEILNASHDLNYGDMIPEEERVVTISHGGYAKTQPLSAYQAQRRGGKGKSATGVKDEDYIEHLLVANSHATLLLFSSKGKVYWKKTYEIPEASRAARGRPLVNLLPLEEGERITAMLQIDLEALQQSADPDEELEDGDEGVIEGEVVEVEEVDEEDGDTLEWVAEPTGAYIFMATASGTVKKTPLVQFARPRSNGLIALKLKEGDTLIAAAITDGAKEVMMFSDAGKVIRFAESVVREMGRTARGVRGMKLGKGQRIISMLIPESGAQILTASERGFGKRTPLSKFPRRGRGGQGVIAMGTKGRNGLLIGAIQVQEGEEIMLISDQGTLVRTRVGEVSSLSRNTQGVTLIKLATDETLVGLERIQEPSEDELDDLIETDAEDVEADALDDQSAGAEEAPQE; encoded by the coding sequence ATGGGCGAACTGGCCAAAGAAATCCTCCCGGTCAATATCGAAGACGAACTGAGACAGTCTTACCTCGACTACGCGATGAGCGTGATTGTCGGGCGAGCGCTGCCCGATGCGCGTGACGGCTTGAAGCCCGTGCATCGTCGCGTTCTCTATGCGATGAGCGAACTGGGCAACGACTGGAACAAGCCGTACAAGAAATCCGCCCGTGTGGTCGGTGACGTGATCGGTAAGTACCACCCACACGGCGACACTGCGGTCTACGACACCATCGTGCGTATGGCCCAGCCGTTCTCGCTGCGCTACCTGCTGGTCGATGGCCAGGGCAACTTCGGTTCGGTCGACGGCGACAACGCCGCAGCGATGCGATACACCGAAGTGCGCATGGCCAAGCTGGCCCACGAGCTGCTGGCCGACCTGCACAAGGAAACCGTCGACTGGGTGCCCAACTATGACGGCACCGAGCAGATTCCGGCGGTCATGCCGACCCGTATTCCCAACCTGCTGGTCAACGGTTCCAGCGGTATCGCCGTGGGCATGGCGACCAACATCCCGCCGCACAACCTCGGTGAAGTCATCGACGGCTGCCTGGCGCTGATCGACAACCCGGAAGTCACCATCGATGAGCTGATGCAGTTCATCCCCGGCCCTGACTTCCCGACTGCCGGCATCATCAACGGCCGCCAGGGCATCATCGAGGCATACCGCACCGGCCGTGGCCGCATCTACATGCGCGCACGCTCCGAAGTCGAAGACATCGACAAGGTCGGGGGCCGCCAGCAGATCGTCGTCACCGAGCTGCCGTATCAGCTGAACAAGGCACGCCTGATCGAAAAGATCGCCGAGCTGGTCAAAGAGAAGAAGATCGAAGGTATCACCGAGCTGCGCGACGAGTCCGACAAGGACGGCATGCGCATCGTCATCGAGCTGCGTCGCGGCGAGGTGCCGGAGGTGGTGCTCAACAACCTCTACCAGCAGACCCAGTTGCAGAGCGTGTTCGGCATCAACGTCGTGGCACTGATCGATGGTCGCCCGCGCCTGCTCAACCTCAAGGACCTGCTCGAAGCGTTCGTCCGTCACCGCCGTGAAGTGGTGACCCGCCGTACCGTGTTCGAGCTGCGCAAGGCCCGCGAACGCGGCCACATCCTTGAAGGCCAGGCGGTTGCGCTGTCCAACATCGACCCGGTCATCGCCCTGATCAAGGCTTCGCCGACGCCGTCGGAAGCCAAGGAAGCGTTGATTTCCACTGCCTGGGAGTCCAGTGCCGTGCAGGTCATGGTCGAGCGCGCCGGCGCCGACTCCTGCCGCCCGGAAGACCTGCCCGAGCAGTATGGCCTGCGCGACGGCAAGTATTTCCTGTCGCCGGAACAGGCCCAGGCGATTCTCGACCTGCGCCTGCACCGCCTGACCGGCCTGGAGCACGAGAAGCTGCTGGCCGAGTACCAGGAAATTCTCGAGCAGATCGGCGAGCTGATCCGCATCCTCAGCAGCGCCGAGCGCCTGATGGAAGTGATCCGCGAAGAGCTCGAAGCGATCCGTGCCGAATACGGCGATGCCCGTCGCACCGAGATCCTCAACGCCAGCCACGACCTCAACTACGGCGACATGATCCCGGAAGAAGAGCGTGTGGTGACCATCTCCCACGGTGGCTATGCCAAGACCCAGCCGTTGTCCGCCTACCAGGCCCAGCGCCGTGGCGGCAAGGGCAAGTCGGCGACCGGCGTCAAGGACGAGGACTACATCGAGCACCTGCTGGTCGCCAACAGCCACGCCACCCTGTTGCTGTTCTCCAGCAAGGGCAAGGTGTACTGGAAGAAGACCTACGAGATCCCAGAGGCCTCCCGCGCTGCGCGTGGTCGCCCGCTGGTGAACCTGCTGCCGCTGGAGGAGGGTGAACGCATCACCGCCATGCTGCAGATCGACCTCGAGGCCTTGCAGCAGAGCGCTGATCCGGACGAAGAGCTGGAGGACGGCGACGAGGGCGTGATCGAAGGTGAAGTGGTAGAGGTCGAAGAAGTCGACGAAGAAGACGGCGACACCCTTGAGTGGGTGGCTGAGCCGACCGGCGCCTATATCTTCATGGCCACCGCTTCCGGTACCGTCAAGAAGACTCCGCTGGTGCAGTTCGCGCGTCCTCGCTCCAACGGCCTGATCGCCCTGAAGCTCAAAGAAGGCGACACCCTGATTGCTGCGGCCATCACCGATGGTGCCAAGGAAGTCATGATGTTCTCCGACGCCGGCAAGGTGATCCGCTTCGCCGAAAGCGTGGTTCGCGAGATGGGCCGTACCGCCCGTGGCGTGCGCGGCATGAAACTGGGCAAGGGGCAGCGCATCATCTCCATGCTGATTCCGGAGTCCGGCGCGCAGATCCTCACCGCTTCCGAGCGTGGTTTCGGCAAGCGCACGCCGCTGTCGAAGTTCCCGCGTCGCGGGCGTGGTGGCCAGGGTGTGATCGCCATGGGCACCAAGGGCCGCAACGGGCTGCTGATCGGTGCCATCCAGGTGCAGGAAGGCGAAGAGATCATGCTGATTTCCGACCAAGGCACGTTGGTGCGCACACGGGTGGGTGAAGTGTCCAGCCTGAGCCGCAACACCCAGGGTGTGACGCTGATCAAGCTGGCGACTGACGAAACGCTGGTTGGCCTGGAGCGTATCCAGGAGCCTTCCGAGGACGAACTCGATGACCTGATCGAGACGGACGCGGAAGACGTCGAGGCCGATGCGTTGGACGATCAAAGCGCGGGCGCCGAAGAGGCACCGCAAGAGTAA
- the mtnA gene encoding S-methyl-5-thioribose-1-phosphate isomerase — protein MRERLLAAEKVTGIRWQHRVLHLLDQRLLPSQECWLACDNVAQVAAAIRDMAVRGAAAIGIAAAYGLVLALEERLAEGGDWEMDLEEDFLSLAEARPTAANLFWALNRMRERLQRLRPEEDVLAVMEAEAMAIHESDREANLTMAQYGIELIRRHQGNAQTLLTYGNAGALASGGFGTALGVIRAGYLEGMVERVYAGETRPWLQGSRLTAWELANEGIPVTLCADSALAHLMKTKGITWVVVGADCIAANGDMASKIGTYQLAVSAMHHGVRFMVVAPSTSIDLNLATGEDIPLEERDADELLDYAGTRVAPDVEVFNPVFDVTPADLIDVIVTERGIVERPDAIKLAQLVCRKRLH, from the coding sequence ATGCGCGAGCGACTTTTGGCGGCGGAGAAGGTGACCGGGATTCGCTGGCAGCACCGCGTCCTGCACCTGCTCGACCAGCGCCTGCTGCCGTCGCAGGAGTGCTGGCTGGCCTGCGACAATGTCGCGCAGGTGGCTGCGGCGATCCGTGACATGGCGGTGCGCGGCGCGGCGGCCATCGGCATTGCCGCGGCCTATGGCCTGGTCCTGGCTCTGGAGGAGCGCCTTGCCGAGGGTGGCGACTGGGAGATGGACTTGGAAGAGGACTTCCTCAGCCTGGCCGAGGCGCGGCCAACCGCGGCCAACCTGTTCTGGGCGCTCAACCGCATGCGCGAGCGCCTGCAGCGGCTGCGCCCCGAGGAAGATGTGCTGGCGGTCATGGAAGCGGAGGCAATGGCCATCCATGAAAGCGACCGCGAGGCCAACCTGACCATGGCCCAGTACGGCATCGAGCTGATTCGCCGGCACCAGGGCAACGCCCAGACCCTGCTGACCTACGGCAATGCCGGTGCGCTGGCCAGCGGCGGCTTCGGTACCGCGCTGGGTGTGATCCGTGCGGGTTATCTCGAAGGCATGGTCGAGCGTGTGTATGCCGGCGAAACCCGGCCCTGGCTGCAGGGTTCGCGCCTGACCGCCTGGGAGTTGGCCAACGAAGGCATCCCGGTGACCCTGTGCGCCGACTCGGCCCTGGCCCACCTGATGAAGACCAAGGGCATTACCTGGGTGGTGGTCGGCGCCGACTGCATCGCGGCCAATGGCGACATGGCCAGCAAGATCGGCACTTATCAGCTGGCAGTGAGTGCCATGCACCATGGCGTGCGCTTCATGGTGGTGGCGCCGAGCACCAGCATCGACCTTAACCTGGCTACGGGTGAGGACATTCCGCTGGAAGAGCGCGACGCCGACGAGCTGCTGGATTATGCCGGAACCCGGGTGGCGCCGGATGTCGAGGTGTTCAACCCGGTGTTCGATGTGACCCCGGCAGACCTGATCGATGTGATCGTGACCGAGCGCGGCATCGTCGAACGGCCGGATGCGATCAAGCTTGCCCAGTTGGTGTGCCGCAAGCGTTTGCACTAG
- the ubiG gene encoding bifunctional 2-polyprenyl-6-hydroxyphenol methylase/3-demethylubiquinol 3-O-methyltransferase UbiG: protein MSNVDHAEIAKFEALAHRWWDRESEFKPLHDINPLRVNWIDERVSLAGKKVLDVGCGGGILSEAMALRGASVTGIDMGEAPLAVAQLHQLESGVQVEYRQITAEALAEEMPEQFDVVTCLEMLEHVPDPSSVIRACYRMVKPGGQVFFSTINRNPKAYLLAIVGAEYILKMLPRGTHDFKKFIRPSELGAWSRVAGLEVKDIIGLTYNPLTKHYKLCSDVDVNYMIQTLREE, encoded by the coding sequence ATGAGCAACGTCGACCACGCCGAAATCGCCAAGTTTGAAGCCTTGGCGCACCGCTGGTGGGACCGCGAAAGCGAGTTCAAGCCGCTGCACGACATCAACCCGCTGCGCGTCAACTGGATCGACGAGCGCGTCAGCCTGGCCGGCAAGAAAGTCCTCGACGTGGGCTGCGGCGGCGGCATTCTCAGCGAGGCCATGGCCCTGCGTGGCGCCAGCGTCACCGGCATCGACATGGGCGAGGCGCCGTTGGCGGTTGCCCAGCTGCACCAGCTGGAATCGGGCGTGCAAGTGGAGTACCGGCAGATCACTGCCGAGGCCCTGGCCGAAGAAATGCCCGAGCAGTTCGATGTGGTCACCTGCCTGGAGATGCTCGAGCACGTGCCCGACCCCTCTTCGGTGATCCGCGCCTGCTACCGCATGGTCAAGCCTGGCGGCCAGGTGTTCTTCTCGACCATCAACCGCAACCCCAAGGCCTACCTGCTGGCCATCGTCGGCGCCGAATACATCCTCAAGATGCTGCCGCGCGGCACCCATGACTTCAAGAAGTTCATCCGCCCGTCGGAGCTGGGTGCCTGGAGCCGCGTTGCCGGCCTTGAAGTGAAGGACATCATCGGCCTGACCTACAACCCGCTGACCAAGCACTACAAGCTGTGCAGCGACGTCGACGTCAACTACATGATCCAGACCCTGCGCGAGGAATGA
- the mupP gene encoding N-acetylmuramic acid 6-phosphate phosphatase MupP produces the protein MRLRAVLFDMDGTLLDTAPDFIAICQAMLAERGLPAIDDKLIRDVISGGARAMVAATFAMNPDDDGFEPLRLEFLERYQRDCAVHSKLFDGMGELLADIEKGNLLWGVVTNKPVRFAEPIMQRLGLAERSALLICPDHVKNSKPDPEPLILACKTLDLDPASVLFVGDDLRDIESGRDAGTRTAAVRYGYIHPQDNPNNWGADVVVDHPLELRKVIDGALCGC, from the coding sequence ATGCGTTTGCGAGCGGTACTCTTCGACATGGACGGCACCTTGCTCGACACGGCGCCGGACTTCATCGCCATCTGCCAGGCCATGCTGGCCGAACGTGGCCTGCCGGCCATCGATGACAAGCTGATCCGGGACGTGATCTCCGGGGGCGCCCGCGCGATGGTCGCCGCGACCTTCGCCATGAACCCTGACGACGACGGCTTCGAGCCGCTGCGCCTGGAGTTCCTCGAGCGTTACCAGCGCGACTGCGCGGTACACAGCAAGCTGTTCGACGGCATGGGCGAACTCCTGGCCGACATCGAAAAAGGCAACCTGCTGTGGGGCGTGGTCACCAACAAGCCGGTGCGTTTTGCCGAGCCGATCATGCAGCGCCTGGGCCTGGCCGAGCGCTCGGCGCTGCTGATCTGCCCGGACCACGTGAAGAACAGCAAGCCCGACCCCGAGCCGCTGATCCTGGCCTGCAAGACTCTCGACCTGGACCCGGCCAGTGTCCTGTTCGTCGGCGACGACCTGCGCGACATCGAGTCCGGCCGAGATGCCGGCACCCGCACGGCAGCGGTGCGCTACGGCTATATTCACCCGCAAGACAACCCGAACAACTGGGGCGCCGATGTGGTGGTGGACCACCCGCTGGAGTTGCGCAAGGTGATCGACGGCGCCCTGTGCGGCTGCTGA
- a CDS encoding YciK family oxidoreductase — translation MFDYTARPDLLKGRVILVTGAGRGIGAAAAKAYAALGATVLLLGKTEANLNEVYDQIEAAGHPQPVVIPFNLETALPHQYDELAVMIEDQFGRLDGLLNNASIIGPRTPLEQLSGDNFMRVMHINVDATFMLTSTLLPLLKLSEDASVVFTSSSVGRKGRAYWGAYGVSKFATEGLMQTLADELEGVAPVRSNSINPGATRTAMRAQAYPSENPQNNPLPEEIMPVYLYLMGPDSTGVNGQAFNAQ, via the coding sequence ATGTTCGACTACACCGCCCGCCCCGACCTGCTCAAGGGCCGGGTCATCCTGGTCACCGGTGCCGGCCGCGGCATCGGCGCTGCCGCCGCCAAGGCCTACGCCGCCCTGGGCGCCACCGTGCTGCTGCTGGGCAAGACCGAAGCCAACCTCAACGAGGTCTACGACCAGATCGAGGCTGCTGGCCACCCGCAGCCGGTGGTGATCCCGTTCAACCTGGAAACCGCCCTGCCCCACCAGTACGACGAACTGGCGGTGATGATCGAAGACCAGTTCGGCCGCCTCGACGGCCTGCTCAACAATGCCTCGATCATCGGCCCGCGCACGCCGCTGGAGCAGCTTTCCGGCGACAACTTCATGCGCGTGATGCACATCAACGTCGATGCCACCTTCATGCTCACCAGCACCCTGCTGCCGCTGCTCAAGCTGTCGGAGGACGCCTCGGTGGTATTCACCTCCAGCAGCGTCGGGCGCAAGGGCCGGGCCTACTGGGGGGCCTACGGCGTGTCGAAGTTCGCCACCGAAGGGCTGATGCAGACCCTGGCCGACGAGCTTGAAGGGGTGGCGCCGGTGCGCTCCAACAGCATCAACCCGGGCGCCACGCGCACGGCGATGCGGGCCCAGGCCTATCCGAGCGAGAACCCGCAGAACAACCCGCTGCCGGAAGAGATCATGCCGGTGTATCTGTACCTGATGGGGCCAGACAGCACCGGGGTGAATGGGCAGGCTTTCAACGCTCAGTGA
- a CDS encoding TenA family transcriptional regulator, translated as MIDAFVRIGPLMDPASYPQWAQQLIEDCRESKRRVVEHAFYQRLRDGQLRQSTIRQYLIGGWPVVEQFSLYMAHNLTKTRYARHPGEDMARRWLMRNIRVELNHADYWVHWCHAHGIHLHELQGQEVPAELNGLNDWCWRVCTTESLAIAMAATNYAIEGATGEWSAVVCAEDTYAMGFPEDQRKRAMKWLKMHAQYDDAHPWEALEIICTLAGENPTQGLRNELRKAICKSYDCMYLFLERCMQLEGRQQGRMRPALAAG; from the coding sequence GTGATTGATGCATTCGTTCGTATCGGGCCGTTGATGGACCCCGCCAGTTACCCCCAATGGGCTCAGCAACTGATCGAAGACTGCCGGGAAAGCAAGCGCCGGGTGGTCGAGCACGCGTTCTACCAGCGCCTGCGCGACGGCCAGTTGCGCCAGTCGACCATTCGCCAGTACCTGATCGGTGGCTGGCCGGTGGTCGAGCAGTTCTCGCTGTACATGGCCCACAACCTGACCAAGACCCGCTATGCCCGCCACCCCGGCGAGGACATGGCGCGGCGCTGGCTGATGCGCAACATCCGGGTGGAGCTCAACCATGCCGATTACTGGGTGCACTGGTGTCACGCACACGGTATACACCTGCACGAGCTGCAGGGCCAGGAAGTGCCGGCAGAGCTCAACGGGCTCAATGACTGGTGCTGGCGGGTGTGCACCACCGAGTCGCTGGCGATTGCCATGGCGGCGACCAACTACGCCATCGAAGGGGCGACCGGGGAGTGGTCGGCGGTGGTCTGCGCCGAGGATACCTATGCCATGGGTTTCCCGGAGGATCAGCGCAAGCGCGCGATGAAGTGGCTGAAGATGCATGCCCAGTATGACGACGCCCACCCGTGGGAGGCGCTGGAGATCATCTGTACCCTGGCTGGCGAGAACCCGACCCAGGGGCTGCGCAACGAACTGCGCAAGGCGATCTGCAAGAGTTATGACTGCATGTACCTATTCCTGGAGCGGTGCATGCAGTTGGAAGGGCGACAGCAGGGGCGTATGCGCCCAGCGCTGGCCGCTGGCTGA
- a CDS encoding EAL domain-containing protein encodes MKGNRTLEAPRLLGIIWPFIAVVVFQVLLGSLSLYALSAVRAYVAGESLWSKAQKDAIYYLNLYADSGDERTYERYRQVIAVPQGDHVLREVLDQANPDLEAARRAVLQGGNHPDDVDRIIWFYRNFRQVSYMQTAIAYWNIGDDYLNKLDVLANEMRDGFASGQATPARVSDWRARIVFINEGVTPAAKAFSDALGEGSRMLLRVLLITNLLTALFLITIAWRRSSKLLAQRQAFASALQEEKERAQITLQAIGDAVITTDVDGCIGYMNPAAEHLTHWQAGQALGLPLTALFSLVEEHPENEGGTLLDEVLSGNLKGGAEHARLIQRLDGSTVSINLVGSPIINDGQVAGVVLVLHDMTQERQYIANLSWQATHDALTGLANRREFEYRLEQALNGLVRQAGRHALMFLDLDQFKLVNDTCGHAAGDELLRHICAVLQSGLREGDTLARLGGDEFGVLLENCPPEQAEKIAENLRQAVQSLHFVWKGRPFVTTVSIGLVNMAQAPTTLEASLRAADMACYMAKEKGRNRVQVYHADDSELSMRFGEMAWIQRLHVALEENRFCLYAQEIAPLMAIEGPGHIEILLRLHDESGRTILPDSFIPAAERYGLMTALDRWVVRNVFQVIRQSLDEGREGPLAMCAINLSGSSIGDDMFLDYLQRLFVEYAIPPRLICFEITETSAIANLGSAIRFINELKGLGCKFSLDDFCAGMSSFAYLKHLPVDFLKIDGSFVKDMLDDPVNRAMVEVINHIGHVMGKRTIAEFVETPLIEQALQEIGVDYAQGYLIERPQVFTCDSLQRQRIAARPLLHRAPGTFR; translated from the coding sequence ATGAAGGGAAATCGCACGCTAGAGGCGCCAAGGTTGCTGGGTATCATCTGGCCCTTCATCGCCGTTGTAGTCTTCCAGGTCCTGCTGGGCAGCCTCAGCCTTTACGCATTGTCTGCCGTGCGTGCCTATGTCGCGGGCGAGAGCCTGTGGTCCAAGGCCCAGAAAGACGCCATCTACTACCTGAACCTGTATGCCGACAGCGGCGACGAGCGCACCTATGAGCGTTACCGCCAGGTTATCGCCGTCCCCCAGGGCGACCACGTGCTGCGCGAAGTGCTGGACCAGGCCAACCCTGACCTTGAAGCTGCGCGCCGGGCCGTGCTGCAGGGTGGCAACCACCCCGACGACGTCGATCGGATCATCTGGTTCTACCGCAACTTCCGCCAGGTCAGCTACATGCAGACGGCCATCGCCTACTGGAACATTGGCGACGACTACCTGAACAAGCTCGACGTGCTGGCCAACGAAATGCGCGATGGTTTTGCCAGCGGCCAGGCCACGCCCGCTCGCGTCAGTGACTGGCGCGCTCGCATCGTGTTCATCAATGAAGGCGTGACCCCGGCGGCCAAAGCCTTCAGCGATGCCCTGGGCGAAGGCTCGCGCATGCTGTTGCGGGTGCTGCTGATCACCAACCTGTTGACCGCTTTGTTCCTCATCACCATCGCCTGGCGCCGTTCCAGCAAGCTGCTGGCTCAGCGTCAGGCCTTCGCCAGCGCCCTGCAGGAAGAAAAAGAGCGGGCCCAGATCACCTTGCAAGCGATTGGCGATGCGGTGATCACCACCGATGTCGACGGCTGCATCGGCTACATGAACCCCGCCGCCGAGCACCTGACCCATTGGCAGGCCGGCCAGGCCCTGGGCCTGCCGTTGACGGCGCTGTTCAGCCTGGTCGAAGAACACCCCGAGAACGAAGGCGGCACGCTGCTCGATGAGGTGCTCAGCGGCAATCTCAAGGGCGGTGCCGAGCATGCTCGACTGATCCAGCGCCTGGACGGCAGCACCGTGTCGATCAACCTGGTCGGCTCGCCGATCATCAATGACGGGCAGGTGGCCGGGGTCGTGCTGGTGCTGCACGACATGACCCAGGAGCGCCAGTACATCGCCAACCTGTCGTGGCAGGCCACTCATGACGCGCTGACCGGCCTGGCCAACCGCCGCGAGTTCGAATACCGACTGGAGCAGGCCCTCAATGGCCTGGTACGCCAGGCCGGGCGTCACGCGTTGATGTTCCTCGACCTTGACCAGTTCAAGCTGGTCAACGATACCTGCGGCCATGCTGCCGGTGACGAGTTGCTGCGGCACATCTGCGCCGTGCTGCAGTCGGGGCTGCGTGAAGGCGACACCCTGGCCCGGCTGGGCGGTGACGAGTTTGGTGTGCTGCTGGAAAATTGCCCGCCCGAGCAGGCCGAGAAAATTGCCGAGAACCTCCGCCAGGCGGTGCAGAGCCTGCACTTCGTGTGGAAGGGGCGGCCGTTCGTGACCACCGTGAGTATCGGCCTGGTCAACATGGCGCAGGCGCCCACCACCCTGGAGGCGTCCCTGCGCGCGGCCGACATGGCCTGCTACATGGCCAAGGAGAAGGGCCGCAACCGGGTGCAGGTGTACCATGCCGACGACAGCGAGTTGTCCATGCGCTTCGGCGAGATGGCCTGGATCCAGCGCCTGCACGTGGCCCTGGAGGAAAACCGCTTCTGCCTTTATGCGCAGGAAATCGCGCCGCTCATGGCGATCGAAGGCCCGGGCCACATCGAAATCCTGCTGCGCCTGCACGACGAAAGCGGCCGTACCATCCTGCCGGACAGCTTCATACCGGCGGCCGAGCGATATGGCCTGATGACTGCGCTCGACCGTTGGGTGGTGCGCAATGTCTTCCAGGTCATTCGCCAGAGCCTGGACGAAGGCCGGGAAGGGCCGCTGGCGATGTGCGCGATCAATCTGTCGGGGTCGAGCATCGGCGATGACATGTTCCTCGACTACCTGCAGCGGCTGTTCGTCGAATATGCCATTCCGCCGCGGCTGATCTGCTTCGAAATCACCGAAACCAGTGCCATCGCCAACCTCGGTAGTGCCATCCGATTCATCAACGAATTGAAAGGGCTGGGTTGCAAGTTTTCCCTGGATGACTTCTGCGCCGGAATGTCGTCATTCGCCTATTTGAAACATTTACCTGTCGACTTCTTGAAGATCGACGGAAGTTTTGTCAAAGATATGCTGGATGATCCGGTTAACCGCGCCATGGTCGAGGTGATTAACCACATTGGCCACGTCATGGGCAAGCGGACCATCGCTGAGTTCGTGGAAACACCGTTGATCGAGCAGGCCTTGCAGGAGATCGGCGTGGACTACGCCCAGGGCTATCTGATCGAACGACCGCAGGTATTTACCTGCGACAGTCTGCAGCGCCAACGGATTGCTGCACGGCCCCTGCTGCATCGGGCGCCTGGAACCTTTCGCTGA